Proteins encoded together in one Gigantopelta aegis isolate Gae_Host chromosome 8, Gae_host_genome, whole genome shotgun sequence window:
- the LOC121378691 gene encoding FMRFamide-related neuropeptides-like: MVYQDGLAEPIYQDGLCDPLYENRLGDLVYENSLDDPVYENGLGDPVYQYGLADPVYQYRLADPVYENSLDDPVYQDGLGDPVYGNSLDDPVHQDGLGDPVYHDGLSDPVYEKAWMIWFIKMDCDPVYENSLDDLVYQDGLGDPVYENSLDDPVYQDGLCDPVYEDSLDDPVYQDGLGDPVYENSLDDPPG; encoded by the exons ATGGTGTATCAAGATGGACTGGCTGAGCCAATTTATCAAGATGGACTTTGTGATCCACTTTATGAAAACAGACTGGGTGATCTAGTTTATGAAAACAGCCTGGATGATCCAGTTTATGAAAATGGACTGGGTGATCCAGTTTATCAATACGGACTGGCTGATCCAGTTTATCAATACAGACTGGCTGATCCAGTTTATGAAAACAGCCTGGATGATCCAGTTTATCAAGATGGACTGGGTGATCCAGTTTATGGAAACAGCCTGGATGATCCGGTTCATCAAGATGGACTGGGTGATCCGGTTTATCACGATGGATTGAGTGATCCAGTTTATGAAAAAGCCTGGATGATCTGGTTTATCAAGATGGACTGTGATCCAGTTTATGAAAACAGCCTGGATGATCTGGTTTATCAAGATGGACTTGGTGATCCAGTTTATGAAAACAGCCTGGATGATCCGGTTTATCAAGATGGACTTTGTGATCCAGTTTATGAAGACAGCCTGGATGATCCGGTTTATCAAGATGGACTTGGTGATCCAGTTTATGAAAACAGCCTGGATGATCCG CCTGGATGA